GCATGTTCGTAAAGACCGTTCGAACTTTAAACGGGATATGGAAAGGGTGTTCAGCTACTTCCCCCGGTTAAAAGAACGCCATAAGCAGGTGGCCGGCTACATGAGTGGTGGAGAACAGCAGATGCTGGCCATTGGTCGGGCCTTGATGTCAAAGCCGAAACTGATGATGATGGATGAACCATCCCTGGGACTGGCGCCGTTGCTGGTGAAAGAGATTTTTGAGATTGTCCAGCGGATAAACAAGGAAGAAGGAGCTACTATTCTGCTGGTGGAGCAGAATGCCAACCTGGCCCTGCGGATAGCGGATTATGGTTACATCATGGAGGGCGGCAAGGTGGTGATGGATGATGACACGGAAAGCCTGCGCAACAATCCCGATGTCAAGGAATTTTACTTAGGTCTTTCCGAAGTGGGGAAAAAGAAAAGCTATAAAGATGTGAAGCACTACAAGCGCCGTAAGCGGTGGTTGTAAAAGAGAGGTGCAAGGTATAAGGTGCAAGGTGCAAGGTGCAAGGTTAAAGATTAAAAGATATTCCTGTGCCAAGTATTCTGCGTACTTGGTATATTTGTAAAACTATCAATTGGTAAAACAAATTCCAGACCATGAAATAGTAGGACTTTTAGCTGAGAGCTGAGAGCTGACTGCTGAGAGCTGGAATCCAAGGAGAAGCTGAAAATGACGACGATAAACCGCAGTGCCGGTTTTTTAAATAAAGAGCGGGAAACCGCATCCGCTGCCGAATGGCAGTCTTATAATGATGAACAGGTGAGAGACTTGTGCGTTATGGCCTATCGGGAGGCTCCGGCCATTACTAAAATATTTGCTGATGCCGGCGTTACCCCGGATGATATTAAAGGAACGGCTGACCTGGCAAAACTTCCGGTAACCTCGAAGAGCAAACTGGCACAGCTGCAGGCGGAAAATCCGCCTTTTGGTGGCTTTCTGACCGTACCGGTCAATGAGTTGAAGCGTATTTTCATGTCACCCGGGCCAATTTACGACCCCCAGGGACGGGTGCCGGATTTCTGGGGCTGGTCCGAAGGGTTTTATGCCGCTGGCTTTCGTCCTCAAGATGTGGTGATTAATACCTTTGGCTACCAAATGACTCCGGCAGGCCTGATGTTCGAGGAATCATTGTTGGAGATTGGTTGTTGTGTCCTGCCCACCGGGGTTGGCAATACGGAAACCCAGGTGCAGCTGATGAAAAACCTGGGAGTGACCGGATTTGTGGGGATGGCCAGTTTCTTACGTAAAATTGGCGAGAAAGCCCGGGAGATGGGGATTGATCCCCGTAATGATCTGCAGCTGGAAATTGGTTATGTGGCTGCCGAGATATTAACTGATGCCTTGCGGGCGGAAGTGGAAGAAATGTACGGTATGACCCTGTGCCAGGGATATGGAACCGCGGATTGTGGTTGCCTTGCCTATGAATGTCGGGAGAAAAGCGGCATGCATTTTACCAGCAATGCCTATGTGGAGATTGTTGATCCCCAGACCGGGAAACCCCTGGGCCCAGGTGAACCGGGAGAAGTGGTAGTGACCATGTTTAACCCGATCTACCCTCTGATTCGCTTCGGAACCGGTGATTTATCCGCTTTTACCGAAGAGCCCTGTTCCTGTGGCCGCACCGCGCCGCGGTTGACCAGAATCATGGGTCGGGTTGATCAGATAACCAAAGTTAAAGGCATGTTTGTTCATCCTTCCCAGGCCGATAAAGTGGTGGCCGGATTTCCCCAGGTGGCCAATTACCAGATCGTCGTTACCCGAGAACAGAATAATGACATCATGACCTTTGATCTGGAGATGAAGGAACAACCCGCTGATGTGGATACATTCACTAAAGAG
The sequence above is drawn from the Pseudomonadota bacterium genome and encodes:
- a CDS encoding ABC transporter ATP-binding protein — protein: MLSINNIEVIYNEVILVLKGMSLEVPEGKIVTLLGANGAGKTTTLKAVSGLLKAEEGEVTDGTIEFMGEVINKKEAEDIVKDGIFQVMEGRRIFKDLTVTENLVVGGHVRKDRSNFKRDMERVFSYFPRLKERHKQVAGYMSGGEQQMLAIGRALMSKPKLMMMDEPSLGLAPLLVKEIFEIVQRINKEEGATILLVEQNANLALRIADYGYIMEGGKVVMDDDTESLRNNPDVKEFYLGLSEVGKKKSYKDVKHYKRRKRWL
- a CDS encoding AMP-binding protein; translation: MTTINRSAGFLNKERETASAAEWQSYNDEQVRDLCVMAYREAPAITKIFADAGVTPDDIKGTADLAKLPVTSKSKLAQLQAENPPFGGFLTVPVNELKRIFMSPGPIYDPQGRVPDFWGWSEGFYAAGFRPQDVVINTFGYQMTPAGLMFEESLLEIGCCVLPTGVGNTETQVQLMKNLGVTGFVGMASFLRKIGEKAREMGIDPRNDLQLEIGYVAAEILTDALRAEVEEMYGMTLCQGYGTADCGCLAYECREKSGMHFTSNAYVEIVDPQTGKPLGPGEPGEVVVTMFNPIYPLIRFGTGDLSAFTEEPCSCGRTAPRLTRIMGRVDQITKVKGMFVHPSQADKVVAGFPQVANYQIVVTREQNNDIMTFDLEMKEQPADVDTFTKEFVAAVQDGIKLRPVVNLLPVGAVTDGGKKIRDERKWD